A window from Gossypium raimondii isolate GPD5lz chromosome 7, ASM2569854v1, whole genome shotgun sequence encodes these proteins:
- the LOC128042501 gene encoding uncharacterized protein LOC128042501: protein MVADALSCRTVSDLRVMFARLSLFDNGSLLAELQVRLVWAEQIKGKQLLDESLVPQFRQVKSGEISDFGLNSERVLCFRGRVCILRDNDLSQSILREVHSSPYAMHPSGNKMYRDLREIYWWLGLKREVTDFVGKCLTCQQVKA from the coding sequence ATGGTAGCTGACGCACTGAGCTGTAGGACTGTATCTGATTTGAGAGTGATGTTCGCTCGTCTCAGCTTGTTTGATAATGGTAGCTTGTTGGCCGAGTTACAAGTTAGACTGGTGTGGGCTGAACAGATTAAGGGTAAACAATTGTTGGATGAATCACTGGTTCCTCAATTTCGACAGGTTAAGAGTGGAGAAATTTCAGATTTTGGGTTGAATAGTGAAAGAGTACTATGCTTCCGTGGGAGAGTCTGTATACTGAGGGATAATGATTTGAGTCAGTCTATACTGCGAGAGGTGCATAGtagtccttatgctatgcatcccagTGGGAATAAAATGTATCGTGACCTTCGTGAGATTTATTGGTGGCTTGGACTTAAGCGTGAAGTTACTGATTTTGTAGGTAAGTGTTTAACTTGTCAGCAAGTGAAGGCttag